In Vanessa atalanta chromosome 9, ilVanAtal1.2, whole genome shotgun sequence, the genomic window CCATTATATAttctgtttatttacaaaaatctgATACTATGAGTAATTAAAACTTCAACCACATTAACGAATTTACTAACAACAGTGAAACACAATTGAAAATCGGAATAGCGCGTAACGGTTCAGCGGCCAGAACTTGTCCCTGAATACTGCAATAATATTACCAAACACTTTCTTCATCTAAACTAATCGAGTATAAAAGAACCAATAACTACTACCAAAGTATAGAAACAACAGCGATCAACATGAAGTTGGTACTTGCAATCGGCTTGCTTTGCCTTGTGGCAGTATATGCCAGAGAATTAGGTGAAGATGAAAAGGATCTTGTAGCAGCTGCGAGCGGCAAATCGCACCATCATGAAGAAGGTGGTGGCAAGGAACACCATGCTCACCATCATCACGAGCACGGCGAGAAaggacacaagggacataaaggacatcatcatcaccaCAAGGGAGAACATGGTGATCACGGTAAACATCACCATGCAGGACATCATCATGAACACGGTGGCGGCCACAAGAAGCACTGGGATGAGCACGATCATCATGGACATCACCACGAGCATGGTCATCATCACAAAGGCGGCAAACACGGCCACCACAAGCATCATGACAAGGGAGAGAAGACCGACGGCTACCACAAGAAATACCACAAGGACGACTTCCACAAGGACCATCACTTCTATGATGACCATCATCACGAAGGCAAGCATCACAAGCACGGACATCACCACGGACATCACGAAAAGCACGGAGGAGACCACAAGAAGGGCGGACATCATGAGAGCGGTCATCATGAACATCATCATGGCAAGCACGGTCATCATGACAAGCATCATTATGATGAGGATCATCACGGTCACAAGGGTCATCACGGTCATGAGGAGCACCATCATGGCCATCATGACCATGGCAAGAAGGGCGGTCACAAGGACCACAAAGAATGGGGCTTCCATCACGGAAAGCACTAATCTCTACTTAAGCTgtgatattattgatatttttagagATACTCTTGTTCTATTATCAGCATAATGAACAATAATTCTTCATTTAAAGTATTgaacattttcatatattctCAACCTTTTCTTTACAGTTAAGTTTTTAGAAGacttaatatttctgacataaaaaacataacatttgcgaagaatattgtttattatgtaatgtttagGAACTTTACGTTGCTGCCTTCTGTTATTTGTTACgggttttgttaattttgtatataagtaaatattttttaataaatgaatcgaaatatatgcttatttttgaatttcgaacacttttataaaaaaatcaaaacatgcTGGCACATTAAACTGAATTGTTTACAAGATTACGTAAAAAATAGAttcttatctttaaaaaaactaataattatcttCTAagggattaattaaaaacaatacttacCTTGCTCCCTAATTACTGATTAAATTTTGTACTCAAAAACATTGTTAAACGTAATTGagctaatgaatataattagtgataccaaaaaaatatattctacacGTTTTTATCCAAGAAGACGAAAATTCTATCAaaattgagatttattttaattaaaaatattgttaccgACAAAAGTTTTGAAGTCGGTGTTTATATCTAAGCAGATTTACGAGAGAGGTACCAGAATATTAACTTGAAAATTCAAAATGTTTGTGtttcaaaaattgttttaaatgtttttttaatagacttagctgacaaaaaactaaataaattatcaaaaacagCTCGCCTACGGTACAATTGTCGAGAATGAAATAGAATAAGGCTGAATCGATAACCTCCTTTTTGAAGTCAGCGAAAAAAGAaccaatatgaaaatttaaactacTACTTTTGTTCTTGGTTAGGCTAaggtatagtattattttattttggtatacaGATAACACggatataagtaaaattatttattaaaatttacctaaaatgaaattgaaatttcagtaattgttaatacatttttgaagaCGATTATTTAATTCGACATTATATTGACACTCACCTTATAACCATACTTAACAACTAATTACAAGATTTTatgattaagaaatatttttaaataatatgtataaaataaattggaagTAATGTTTATCAAAAAGCACTTTATACGTATCAATATAAGTCTGTCAATATTGAGTTAGCCATATTGATTGACAATTTAAGAGCGTAGTTTGTATGCGtgggaatttattttagaactcACACATAGGTACTTTCCAATAATACAGTTGCATTGTGCAGTGTATCGTACGCATCCCCAGAGACAATTAGTTGCTTGTTTTAGGtgcaacgaataaattaaattttcattgcgcGGTCATAACGtaggatttataaaaatacatttaattacaagtAATGTATTAGCTATAAGGTTGTCACTCGCAAAcacaatcataaattatttgttattatttgtttgaaatttcaaCAATAcgctatttatagatatatgtgtatttttatatcaattacctAATTTTCAGCTTACATGTTCTTGCCAAAGTCGCCTAAtgttacgataaatatttttcaagttaCCCTTCTCTGGTCATGTCAATCTAAATGTCACTGCGAATCTACCTTCTGCAATTCAGGTCAAATTTAGCATAATGGATATatgtgatattttttgtaatatattatgcacTAGCTACCCGTcacggcttcgcacgggtacaatAAGGATCTTTATACAACTTTTGGATTGAAGAAtaaactaaaaagaaaaaaaatgttgcttttTCCAGTAAAGTTGAAATTGTCAGCTTTACTCTACTAtcatatacatgtattatatatatcttttgcGTTGTTTAAAACATCTATTGCGTACAGATGGCGAGagtcgactttgttttatactatgtagggACGTATTTCAAATCGTAAAACTTGTTCATATTACCATTTTATAATTACGTATTAGATTTTGATTTGttcatcaaattttaatttaatttaaattagaatttgatttgaattactATTCCGTTGACTTTGATATTACTTTATCAACCTTCATCCTATCCTGCTATTTGTGCTtgctattttattaagaatcgACCGGCTTCTCAAATTAGGAAGACTTCcacattttttcatttgttatattGCATGGATATTgcgaaattttatcatatttcgtttttttgGAATATTCTTTAAAGCGGCTTACAGCacagtgaactggcagaaatcgtcacgtaaaaAGCGTTATGTCCCTTCCAGGTAATGTTTATCTCTCTTTCTTACTATATAACGGGCTAtccgtttaaatataatattattttaatttattttctttgttactgTTTTAATACACACGGGATTTTTGctaccaaatttatttattgtcattaaattattatcgaacgCTCTTAATTGTgtctattattcaatatataataaaaaacaacatcgATCCAACAGTTTGTCCCAAAACAGatctagtttttttattaatatgaatccCTCTCCGTTATCGCCCGAACTTTTGTAATCTCAAGAATCATGTGCGTAAGAATATGCAGGTCCATAATATGTATAAGAAATACTTTTAGCTACCTACATAAAACACTTGCGTTTATGGGAATCAATGaaattgcttataatatttttcgctTACCATTTTGTCGTCCTTGACACACTATCTTTCTCCTGTctgattatattgtttattataaaataattgtagcaGCTCATGTTTTCCaattcaaaaaagtatttatattttcaaataaaaagaaaaaacaaaattgaatcaTATCTTTTACAATACCAATGAGAGGATCATTGGTATTGTAAATGATATCACGCAACACTCAATATCCTTGTTCCGCGATGAACAGTTTACTCGTTATTAATGTAGATAGTTTTGCTAGTTTGTACATCACCAAAAGTTAGTGAACAGCAGTTAAGACCGGATCGTTGAACTTACAAAGTTGCTTCGGGATGTTTCGTGTATTCGCCGCAAAACTGAACAACGATGTACTGTGTACCTTATAAAAGTACTATGGATATATCCTGGTATTGCTCGGATacgtttattcattaaaaaatcatttctatTATCTCGTATCACATACTAAGACGTCTACTTAATTCAATACTAATAATGAGCTGACTCTcctaaaatataatgttgattGATGATTACGGGTTAAAATCCATGTAAGGCTCACTGAGTTttcatcaatatattataatataaatataaaacaaaaatatatttattgtttaagatTCTTCttatgctcggcggtaaaggaagtCGTAAAggaatatacataaaagttGGATGAAATCCTGCCACACATAGCGACCCGCATTGCAGAACAAGATGAGGCCTCCGCCCACCAGGCGtatatttacatgtaattttaaaacgtttattcTACTATTAATAATTCGTGTGTTGTTTTGCTTGATTGCATTAAAATCCACAACTATATCTATGattgtgttattaatttaattgatttatataagagAACATGAAAATCTTTTTAGTTATTCTCGTACTATGCTTGACACAGTTACAGACACTTGCTATATATAACCTCCATCGTGAATAACCTATTCAATAAAAACGCGATATTAACAATTATCGTAccgctttaatatataataacgataaaagtttttttttttttgagtatctTCGTTACCAACAGGCGGATTTGAATATTTCTACGTCACGTTTAACGCGTGTTAAATAGCAcggattatttaattttatgcatacaataaagcattttgcCATATAATAACAGTATCAcctagatttaataaatatcacatttcaattgtatcacaaaataaatatttaaaattataaaccacgactttataaaacatatttaaatgaaaatttaatataatttgtaagataaatatacaaactcTTTTTCAAGATATAATAAGGCTTCGTGTACATGGTGCCGCAGACACACCGGTGCCGTGCcgcaagtttatatttataatattaaaaatagccgCGTCCTAGACGTGTATGGCACTGTATGTCGTACTGTAAAAAAAACTGAACTGTGtgtgttttatgtaataaaagacGGTAAGTGTTATGAGCTATATACGAGGTGTTATATCAATATGctcttttgaattatatatattatattatatatcgagccgagatggtccagtggttagaacgcgtgcatcttaaccgatgatttcgggttcaaacccaggtgtgcttaatttgtgtttataattcatctcgtgtacggtggtgaaggaaaacatcgtgaggaaacctgcatatgtctaatttcaacgagattttgccacatgtgtattccatcaacccacattggagcagcgtggttgaatatgctacaaaccttctcctcaaagggagacgaggccttagcccagcagtacgaaatttacaggctgctaatgtaatgtaatgtaaatattatatatatatttgttttagtaatatCTTAGCTATtcaaaaagaaattttaattttaattttcgtttacaGCACcgtgaattattgttatttgcgGTCTGCATGTTTGTGAGGATGCGATTTTGATATGTCTACGCAATATTGCGGTCCAGCGTTCAGTCAAGGCGCTATCTACACGAAGCCTTATAACGTATTGAACACTCacaaactaacatatttattatagtttcacaaaattatacttttcgagtaaacaatttgtataaaaatgtacagTTATCGAGACAGATTAACAAATCGTAATATTTCATGatcagcagtgcgattctgtaagaattaactTCGTATCCCAtccgtgaaatattgacaaacgAATTACCGtcatacgccattttgatacttgtaaccaacaaaattataattattgtactcGATGTAGTATATCACATCCTGATAATTCACGCACGTATTCTGCTGTGAATTTAGAGTTTCTTCAAACAGAATCCCTCGAcagacaataaaaacaaattccgTCAATACGAGTTCTATTAAACAAGGATTAAGTTAGTCAACGATACACGGTATAATTCTAACAACAATCAATAAAGTTTAAACTGTACTAAAAGTACGCCCGAGACAACAATGTGCATGCAGTACAGTTTTATAACTATACCAATTTGTATTCGGATTCCCTAAGCTACGGTACAGCGATACGTAACAGCTATCTCAACCGATAAATGGTTTTTCAGTAATGATTTACGATTCGATACTAATTACGttcgatttttaataaaaaaaaacaaaagtgtcAAAAATTATAACCTCTTATATCTTTAAAGCCAACAacaagaatgttttttttttccatttttataagaagtaaataaaacataacctaaaaaaaaacttttaccacTATTTCATCGAAACTCATATAtggatatcaaatcaaatcaaaagatTATTTGTCAAAGTAGACTcaaaaaaattttgaataatcatGTAACAGTTAAATGTTTAGCTATCACttgttcggaaagtagattctactgagaagagcCGACATAAAACTCAGTACTTACACTTTTTCACCATGataatacttaatacttaaataattaaataattaaaacaacaataaaacagttcatacagttatataatatatgtaacacGATgttcaaaaacataatatttatcccTTTTGATAACTAATATTGTAAGAtgtgaaaataattgaatactttCTTTCGAACGAAACAGATGACAGTTACGGGAATACGAAAGCTAATACTGGCTAGAGGAACACCAATACGAACAAATATCAGGGAAACAGTTAACGATAATGCAGTTCCAGCCACTTACCTTTATCGCTTACGAACTGGCAATGACTAACATTTTTAGACAACTTTAAAAAAGAAAGAGGATATTAATTCGcctgttttgtatttttatttgtacatgtGTTGCTTGTGAACTGATttagtgattattttattagttaggCTGTAACTCGaggattacattttataaatagattgcTCTCTTAGCTAAAATATCgatattgtattttgtaatagaatacattttagaattatttattacggtattttttttatggaatagctGGTTAACGGCCACGGCAACAGggtaggaggctcacctgattgaaagtgactaccaccgcccatgaacttctgcaacaccgggggcttgcaggtgcgttgcgaAAAGAGCTtattcatttcttaaaggccgctttaagaaatgagtacactcttttcttgaaggttcccaattCGTATCGGCattcatattttacttaaacaaTGTAGTAAATAAGTTGTTAAGTCTGTAAAATCAGGCAGTTGTTCACTTGTTAACTTTAAGATGTGATGTTTCGTTTAAAAAgagtataaaacattataacacTTGTTAACTACTAATTTTGGCTTTCCTTGTAAAGTTCGTCCAAAAACCAAATGTCATGATAAATTGATTTCTGAAATTCTCATAACGGTTTCATACATTCTTGaaagtataatgtatttaatattgaaaattttctaTTTCAAGCAAGTTATACAAAGTTATCTTGGTGGTAGACCTTGAGcaaagcccatctgggtaggtatcatctactcatcagatattctaccgcgaaagagtaatacttagtatcgctatgttccgatttgaaggatgagtaagccagggtaactacaggcacaagggacataaaatcttccAAGTatggtggtgcattgacgaaGTTAGgactgttttatattttttcagcgCTAATTTCTATGGGTATTTCTATGGTGACTTCTTACCATAAGATGGCCTGTCCggttacctatatatattttatgtactatgtacttacatatatttttaaaaatataacagggACATACTGAATAGCCTCTCTAGTTGCTCGAAAAATGTTGGTTAACGTTGTTTCAATAAGGGTTCATTCAATAAACGGGTAGCAGAAATTATATAACGGATACAGATCCCCGGCAAGTTaagtatgatattaataattataaaaaattattaagttcaTGATACAAATGATACTTAAGCAGTTCTTCGTTAATAATGTCGTAAACAGTCCACTCGAATATCGCGGttctattatttcttaattggtgtaattattttttttttctttatttatttatatatttattcctcTCAAATTGAGACATTTagattttcaattcaattgctGTTTTTGCTGCTTGTACAATAATGTAGACTGAATGAATGAAGTAGCAGTATTGTTTGAATTGTTTCTCTAACCtaattaaattttgcaacagaatattcaaataaattaccaaATGTATtggaaataaacgaaatataattaaaagagcGTTCAAAAGCAGTAACAATTGTCAAATGTCGCGCTCCAGCGAACGGCCCGCTTCACTCACATCGAATCGAGATAGAATAAACTACAGCAAAACAACGAACAAACTAGTTTATGAAGTAGATAACCGTGCTAATTTTTTGCGTCGTGGTTTGAATTCAATTCTTATGATTAGAACTGCAgaaaaattcattttatctGGCCTTTAATTTTGCATAAGTTTTTGCTACGCGTTTTTGTATTCTTACatggatttaattttatacacacCTACGCGAAATATTTTTCgagtttttgatatataaatatgatttgaaataaagtgttcaataaataaataaataaataaataagccatATAGAATGTACGTGTACGTCGGTTTTCAACATTAAGGCGAGGTCCGGCGCGACCAATTGACCGGCACATACCTCTGGAATAGCTCAATTTGaggtcatattatattttattttttgtacactTTGTGACTTTAGTAAACAAAGTAAAACCGATTCCTAAAGTActtcgtttaataaatattgagatCGACGATAATATCTCTTTCAAACGAATCATTCACattataaagcaataaaaatgatttgtaaAGTGGTCAAAgtctaaaaatttttaaaaaactactcttttttcgatttaataataacaatacatacaAAACCCAATAAGTCATAAATTGCAACTATACTTAggcatacttatattattttatttattttataaggtacCTACTGGGTACTGGTAAAtctggtttaatttaaaatttgttttatctatttccattttatatttaagacgttcataatatattaattatatcgttATAATTATGCGTATATTCCTTAGTTTAAGTattcttaaacaataaaaaatataaacataattatatttaagtatattctaACTATActataactgttttatttaaacttactgGCGTACACGTATCCTTATTTATGCATTTCATAAAGTAGAATATAAACCTCATATAAAATGCATCATAAAACGTATTGTCCAGTATAGCTCTAATAGTTTCCGTACGGGAAAAACCTCAGTATAATAGATTCTTGGTCGAAGACGCTTACTAGACGCATAAATCTTTACCGTAAGCGCTAGAATGCTGAGCTTATGCGAATGAAATCGGCGTATGCAAGGCtgtgtttatagaaaaaaaaaacatataggtATTCAGATTTAGATcgcaattttaatgatttatcttTTTTGCATACCACGAAAGGAAGTGTAAACCCAACCTCGGAAATTAAAAATCGCCATTCACttctcatctttttttttttttatttaaaaatacaaataatgttcGTTGAATAATAAGTTAAGATCATTTAATAATCTACGGTAGTACGTTTCATAATCCTCTTATTTACACAACATATATCTTTGAACTGAATTTTTTAAAGGTGCAGACCAGAAATCCCACGTATAAGATCCTATATGTCTTCGTGGCAGTATTGGACATGTTTGCCGTTAGTTTGGCTTCAATCCAGGAACGATAACCAGTGAAATACATGCGGCAATTGACAAAAAAGACCAGCTAGTCTTGCGTGAAGtaagaacggattttatttgtttcatttgtgTCACTGAgctaaattgtatattatacttataaatttctTTCGTCGTGATAAATTTCTGAACAagtggtttttaaaaaaaataaaatgatgacAACGTAAAGACTTCCGATTACTTTCATCTCTTATCTCCTTGATCCTCTCTCTCCTGATTTAAAAGGGAAATTCAAATTTCTGTGTGATAATGACAATCGTCAACTACTTTCCAAGGATTCTTACCTTATTTCTGTTCCTACTCATACTTCCAGTTTCGTCTCTAATTCCTTTTCCATTCAAGCTGTCCGATTATGGAACAAAGTCCGACTATATTATCAATCTATATAAGCTATCTCTAAATAGACTCGACTACGTGAGCAGATATTGTCAGAAAGTCCCTATTTCTCATGACTTCTAttatgcactattattatttatttgtttttattatagataatatagattaatatttattatgtagatactatatgtatatgtatgtatattttttatatataagtgtatatattgttatctattgtaaattattacctccttcatggttttctgtttgacctcaAGGTTGAATTGCAGAGAaatcaggcattaagtccgcct contains:
- the LOC125066597 gene encoding histidine-rich glycoprotein-like — its product is MKLVLAIGLLCLVAVYARELGEDEKDLVAAASGKSHHHEEGGGKEHHAHHHHEHGEKGHKGHKGHHHHHKGEHGDHGKHHHAGHHHEHGGGHKKHWDEHDHHGHHHEHGHHHKGGKHGHHKHHDKGEKTDGYHKKYHKDDFHKDHHFYDDHHHEGKHHKHGHHHGHHEKHGGDHKKGGHHESGHHEHHHGKHGHHDKHHYDEDHHGHKGHHGHEEHHHGHHDHGKKGGHKDHKEWGFHHGKH